The Opitutaceae bacterium genome contains a region encoding:
- a CDS encoding response regulator, whose protein sequence is MTNPFPTPAELEHEQQVARAHLGRFRLLAACVMAVCIVSGVLYYRYEQRRVTENVLRELEANASLKAKQLADWRTERLSDASFLSRAPGVASDVRAYLANPSSAAAETSVRGWLDAIKGGPRYESMLLIDLEHSLRVAIPADSQPSGEHLRILSEQAWALRQPILSDVHRRSGGGRPHFDLVAPIFDSLQPVPGQLDERKPIAVIAARIDPRHFFFPLLQTWPNERRTGETLLVRREGDDVVYLNDLRFREDAALSLRRPQDLLFFHLDESITQGYHRTTDYRGKQVLFQVQMVPGTDWLIVSKMDIDEAFAELAHSGMIISLLVVVIMMAVFFGTAAATRSRENALLKRALDAEAQRSQMAERNRSLFENSFAAMLLINPNDGMLVDANPAASRFYGWPREEMRTKRVFELNPSPIPEVRKLMDDVRNSKRNHFTARHRRADGSLREVEVFASPIPVGESMLNFVIIHDITERKAMEAQLLQAQRMEALGTLAGGIAHDLNNILSPILLIQPLLHSRVTHPSDRDLLNMVATTARRGANIVQQLLAFSRGGAGERGPVQLRHLMNEVLSLVKETFPRDIEVRHEWSGDVWPVDGNGTQIHQILLNLCVNARDAMPRGGKLTLRGMNVTLTPESAELPADSEPGNFVLIEVSDTGTGIEPEILPRIFDPFFTTKPVGKGTGLGLSTVVGITRAHGGFVKVDSKLGHGSTFKVFLRANEDKEVAVPVMELNQENRGTPETTLLLVDDEPLVRDSARLLLEGWQYQVVCATDGADALTQFLRHRREINLVVTDLVMPNMDGYALVRALKAIDTSTLIIAITGYIEESQQTALLEMGVNRILTKPVEPRALLEAVRTVLDEKKEPAP, encoded by the coding sequence GTGACGAATCCATTCCCTACCCCGGCGGAACTCGAGCACGAACAACAGGTCGCCCGCGCGCATCTTGGAAGATTTAGGCTACTTGCGGCCTGTGTGATGGCGGTCTGTATCGTTTCGGGGGTCCTTTACTACAGGTACGAACAACGGAGAGTGACGGAGAATGTGCTCCGGGAGCTCGAGGCCAACGCGTCGCTGAAAGCGAAGCAGCTCGCAGACTGGCGGACCGAACGCCTAAGCGACGCTTCGTTCTTGTCCCGTGCTCCAGGTGTTGCGAGCGACGTGCGTGCTTATCTGGCCAACCCAAGCTCGGCAGCGGCCGAGACCTCGGTGCGCGGGTGGCTGGACGCAATCAAGGGTGGTCCACGCTACGAATCGATGCTCCTGATTGACCTCGAACACTCGTTGAGAGTGGCGATTCCGGCGGACTCGCAGCCATCAGGTGAACATCTCAGGATTCTCTCGGAACAAGCTTGGGCTCTCCGCCAACCCATACTCTCGGACGTGCACAGGCGCTCGGGAGGCGGACGACCTCACTTCGACCTCGTTGCCCCGATCTTCGACAGTCTGCAACCCGTCCCCGGACAGTTGGATGAAAGAAAACCGATTGCCGTCATTGCCGCGCGAATTGACCCGCGACACTTCTTCTTCCCGTTGCTGCAGACCTGGCCGAACGAACGGCGGACTGGGGAGACCCTTCTCGTGCGTCGCGAAGGAGACGACGTGGTGTACCTCAATGATCTTCGTTTCCGCGAGGACGCGGCCTTGAGCCTCAGGCGGCCACAGGACCTGCTTTTCTTCCATCTGGACGAGTCGATCACGCAGGGTTACCACCGAACCACTGACTACCGAGGCAAGCAGGTACTGTTTCAGGTGCAAATGGTCCCGGGCACCGACTGGCTCATTGTGTCGAAGATGGATATTGATGAAGCCTTCGCCGAACTCGCTCATTCCGGCATGATCATCAGCTTGTTGGTCGTCGTGATCATGATGGCGGTGTTCTTCGGTACTGCCGCCGCCACCCGCAGCCGCGAGAATGCTCTGCTCAAGCGGGCCCTCGATGCTGAAGCACAACGGTCGCAGATGGCAGAGCGAAATCGAAGCCTGTTCGAGAACAGCTTTGCGGCGATGCTGCTAATCAACCCGAATGACGGCATGCTCGTCGACGCCAACCCGGCCGCGAGCCGATTCTACGGATGGCCGCGGGAGGAGATGCGGACCAAGCGGGTGTTCGAGCTAAATCCCTCCCCGATCCCGGAGGTAAGAAAACTGATGGACGATGTGCGCAACTCCAAGCGCAACCACTTCACCGCAAGGCACCGCCGAGCCGATGGTTCGCTTCGAGAAGTCGAGGTGTTCGCGAGTCCAATCCCCGTCGGTGAAAGCATGCTGAACTTCGTGATCATTCACGATATCACCGAAAGAAAGGCGATGGAGGCTCAATTGCTTCAGGCGCAGCGCATGGAGGCACTTGGAACTCTGGCGGGCGGCATCGCGCATGATCTCAATAACATCCTATCACCCATTCTCCTGATTCAGCCGCTTCTTCATAGTCGTGTAACCCACCCGTCCGATCGTGATCTTCTCAACATGGTCGCCACGACCGCACGCCGGGGTGCCAATATTGTCCAGCAGCTTCTCGCCTTCAGCCGGGGAGGAGCGGGTGAGCGAGGTCCTGTGCAGCTTCGCCACCTGATGAACGAGGTGTTGTCGCTGGTGAAGGAGACATTTCCCCGCGACATCGAAGTGAGACACGAATGGTCAGGCGACGTCTGGCCTGTGGATGGCAATGGCACGCAGATTCACCAGATACTGCTGAACCTTTGCGTGAACGCGAGAGACGCCATGCCCCGCGGAGGCAAGCTCACGCTGCGCGGGATGAATGTCACCCTGACGCCTGAGTCGGCGGAGCTGCCGGCAGACAGCGAGCCGGGAAACTTTGTGCTCATCGAGGTGAGTGACACGGGGACCGGCATCGAACCGGAGATCCTTCCACGGATCTTCGATCCATTCTTCACGACCAAGCCGGTTGGCAAGGGTACGGGGCTGGGGCTCTCGACGGTTGTCGGCATCACCCGCGCGCACGGTGGATTCGTCAAGGTCGATTCAAAGCTGGGCCATGGCAGCACGTTCAAGGTGTTCCTTCGGGCAAACGAGGACAAGGAAGTGGCTGTACCTGTCATGGAGCTGAATCAGGAAAACAGGGGCACGCCGGAGACAACGCTGCTCCTCGTGGATGACGAACCCCTGGTGAGGGACTCCGCGCGGCTCTTGTTGGAAGGGTGGCAGTACCAGGTGGTCTGCGCGACCGATGGAGCGGACGCCCTCACGCAGTTCCTGCGCCACCGCCGCGAGATCAACCTCGTGGTCACCGACCTCGTCATGCCCAACATGGACGGTTATGCACTTGTCCGCGCCTTGAAGGCGATCGATACAAGTACCCTCATCATCGCCATTACGGGCTATATCGAGGAGTCCCAACAGACCGCTCTCCTTGAAATGGGCGTGAACAGAATCCTCACCAAACCTGTTGAGCCGAGAGCGCTGCTTGAGGCGGTGCGGACGGTGCTGGACGAAAAAAAAGAGCCCGCTCCTTAG
- a CDS encoding LacI family DNA-binding transcriptional regulator: MPQRRTTLADIAKAAGVHVTTVSLALRNHPRLPQETRDRLQGLAKKMGYVPDPLLRALVAYRGRNRTRRSPSTLAYVTNWDSAWGWRKTTAHPQFYEGARRKAEELGYKLVHFWMREPGLTHGRLSGILTARAINGVILASHQREADDSIEFDWSRFSAVKIDYFPHKPELHNVTNDQCSIVRLAMRRLIGAGYRRIGFVMHRGWNYSVDHLWSAGFLCEQATLPVRDRLPMLLFPDAEPVEEWMNESKTDVIAPLGKLKVWLEKHKPEVIISKASFVLPRLAELKVQVPKDVGFVDVFLESFDGTTAGVRQNYDTVGELAVEILAGQLHHNKYGVPAIPTTTFVEGTWFDGASCPMPRP; the protein is encoded by the coding sequence ATGCCCCAACGCCGCACCACCCTGGCCGACATCGCCAAGGCCGCAGGAGTCCACGTCACGACCGTGTCGCTCGCCCTGCGCAACCACCCCCGCCTGCCCCAAGAGACCCGCGACCGCCTGCAAGGGCTGGCAAAGAAAATGGGTTATGTGCCAGACCCGCTCCTGCGCGCGCTGGTGGCCTATCGGGGGCGAAACAGGACGCGGCGCTCCCCTTCGACACTGGCCTATGTGACCAACTGGGATTCTGCGTGGGGGTGGAGAAAGACCACCGCCCACCCGCAATTCTATGAAGGCGCACGCAGAAAGGCAGAGGAACTGGGCTACAAGCTCGTGCACTTCTGGATGCGTGAACCCGGACTTACTCATGGTCGACTTAGCGGGATCCTGACAGCGCGCGCAATCAACGGTGTGATCCTCGCCTCACACCAGCGCGAGGCGGATGACTCGATTGAATTCGACTGGAGTCGCTTCAGCGCCGTGAAGATCGACTATTTCCCGCACAAACCGGAATTACACAATGTCACGAATGACCAGTGCAGCATTGTCCGGCTTGCTATGAGAAGATTGATCGGGGCCGGATACCGCCGCATCGGCTTTGTTATGCATCGCGGCTGGAACTACAGCGTGGATCACCTGTGGTCGGCCGGTTTTCTCTGCGAGCAGGCCACTCTGCCGGTGCGGGATCGCCTCCCGATGCTCCTTTTCCCAGACGCGGAACCGGTCGAGGAATGGATGAACGAATCGAAGACGGATGTCATCGCCCCGCTGGGCAAGCTGAAGGTATGGCTCGAGAAGCATAAACCCGAGGTGATCATTTCCAAGGCATCGTTCGTCCTCCCCCGGCTTGCGGAACTGAAGGTTCAAGTGCCCAAGGATGTTGGCTTCGTCGACGTCTTCCTGGAATCCTTCGACGGCACGACTGCGGGTGTCCGCCAAAACTACGATACCGTCGGGGAGCTTGCGGTTGAAATTCTCGCCGGACAACTCCACCACAACAAGTATGGCGTGCCTGCAATTCCCACCACAACCTTTGTTGAAGGCACCTGGTTCGATGGCGCATCGTGCCCGATGCCCCGACCGTAG
- a CDS encoding glycoside-pentoside-hexuronide (GPH):cation symporter, whose protein sequence is MSAPTQRLSFLEKAGYSAGDAAANFVFMPMVLFQLNFYTDVFGLSASAAAAILLWPRLWDALFDPIMGVLADRTETRWGKFRPWVLWTALPWAVFMVLAYTTPDGWGTMAMIAYAGITNTILMTLYSMNNMPYSALGGVMTADLGERAKLNSFRFVAANIAQFIVGGFTLPLVAKFAGPANDRQHGWQMTMTVWAVLCLVLFLVTFLTAKERIRPTVQQKSSAKQDFKDLLRNGPWRIMAAMTFVHFAILSFRGGALYNYYHHFADKVAMFDFLDSIGLTAPALEPGAPRPGGLLELLGYVVHGSRENLAHSNVADVFNSLANIVGTATTIVVIMSSAPLAVRFGKKAVAVVGFSLSALVAYAFYFLPSDAVGGMLLLTVLGSVVYAPTIPLVWAIFADVADYSEWQTGRRFTGIVFASIGFALKAGLAVGSASFLWLMEGVFDYTTHAPTAENAVAGYRFSGGIAVGVLFTICTGFLLLYKLNHKRTIEMAEELARRRAIAGAATP, encoded by the coding sequence ATGTCCGCTCCAACCCAAAGACTCTCTTTTCTTGAGAAGGCAGGCTACAGCGCAGGCGATGCCGCGGCGAACTTCGTGTTCATGCCGATGGTGCTGTTTCAGCTCAACTTCTACACGGACGTGTTCGGCCTCTCGGCCAGCGCGGCTGCAGCCATCCTGTTGTGGCCGCGCCTGTGGGACGCCCTCTTCGACCCGATCATGGGCGTGTTGGCGGACCGGACCGAAACGCGCTGGGGCAAATTTCGGCCCTGGGTGCTTTGGACAGCGCTCCCGTGGGCTGTTTTCATGGTCCTCGCCTACACGACTCCCGATGGGTGGGGCACGATGGCCATGATCGCCTACGCAGGAATCACGAATACCATTCTCATGACGCTGTATTCGATGAACAACATGCCCTACTCAGCCTTGGGCGGTGTCATGACGGCGGACCTGGGTGAGCGTGCGAAGCTGAATTCCTTCCGGTTTGTGGCGGCAAACATCGCGCAGTTCATCGTGGGCGGGTTTACTTTGCCTCTGGTCGCAAAGTTCGCGGGGCCGGCGAATGACAGGCAGCACGGGTGGCAGATGACCATGACAGTCTGGGCTGTCCTCTGCCTTGTCCTGTTCCTTGTCACCTTCCTGACTGCGAAAGAACGCATCCGCCCGACTGTCCAGCAAAAGTCATCCGCTAAACAGGACTTCAAGGACCTTCTGCGTAACGGGCCGTGGCGCATCATGGCGGCCATGACCTTTGTTCATTTCGCCATCCTCTCGTTCCGTGGCGGGGCGCTGTACAACTACTACCACCATTTCGCCGACAAGGTGGCAATGTTCGACTTCCTTGACTCGATCGGGCTTACCGCCCCGGCGCTTGAGCCCGGAGCACCGAGGCCGGGAGGCCTCCTTGAGTTGCTGGGCTATGTCGTGCACGGATCGCGCGAGAATCTCGCCCATTCCAATGTGGCCGATGTGTTTAACAGCCTTGCGAACATTGTCGGCACGGCAACGACGATCGTGGTGATCATGAGCTCGGCTCCCCTGGCAGTGCGCTTCGGGAAGAAAGCCGTCGCTGTGGTGGGTTTTTCGCTCTCTGCATTGGTCGCCTATGCGTTCTATTTCCTGCCGTCCGATGCGGTCGGTGGCATGCTCCTCCTCACCGTCCTTGGCTCGGTGGTGTATGCGCCGACGATCCCCCTCGTGTGGGCGATCTTCGCCGATGTCGCCGATTATTCAGAATGGCAGACCGGCCGCCGCTTCACGGGCATTGTCTTCGCATCCATCGGATTTGCGCTCAAGGCCGGCCTGGCAGTCGGCTCGGCCTCCTTCCTGTGGCTTATGGAAGGTGTGTTCGACTACACCACACACGCACCCACTGCCGAGAATGCGGTGGCGGGGTACCGTTTTTCGGGAGGCATCGCGGTCGGGGTGCTTTTCACGATCTGCACCGGCTTCCTTCTGCTCTACAAACTCAACCACAAGCGCACGATCGAGATGGCCGAGGAACTCGCGCGCCGCCGAGCAATCGCGGGTGCAGCCACCCCCTGA
- a CDS encoding right-handed parallel beta-helix repeat-containing protein, with translation MKYSHWSRLILTCLALVTAPLAAQPSSGPHGPVRQTYSVPAGVRAIYVSPEGTDAAEGRSLDTPTSLVAAIAKARTGDHIVLRGGTYRTGSLMLNQGVVLQPHGDESPVITGTEVASEWTKINNGLWKAKWKKLFPGKPESWWDHDWERARTPLHLFNNDLVFIDGVRLKTAGWAGEVKADSFTIDYERGEVVIGTDPTGRTVEITAHLNGIVQTTKSINGANTDGRGLQVRGVSFYGYARCAIDILAKEAEGKMDPSQFGKDITDVKLENVSVTHCGVAGAYLRGDRVQVRNCLFTDTDSENLYVISSADGLVERSVFKRANVEGLTGHYPSAMKIFNQTSRFICRDNVIVEQKNANGIWYDVGHNDAIVLNNYIENAQTGFFLEISNGGVCAGNVFVNCESGVMLMNSKNGEIYHNTFVNSPLVVYRYGRVAEGDTFGWHASSGPGFLHRKDHIVAGNLFVSDESFRRPLVRFDQPAELSDKLTTLQVQRFDHNTYVRVGRGAATSLINFMPVPSLEKGSQFADLDALRAVFPQFEKGGRFFPQHHVSPFSSWERRLFSLASPLPAVPAADTLPAKVRDLLGWSEADATTPGAYPSR, from the coding sequence ATGAAGTACTCCCACTGGTCGCGCCTCATCCTTACATGCCTCGCCTTGGTCACGGCTCCCTTGGCTGCACAGCCTTCAAGCGGGCCCCATGGCCCGGTGCGGCAGACTTACTCCGTGCCCGCCGGCGTGCGTGCCATCTACGTTTCACCCGAAGGGACGGATGCCGCCGAGGGGAGGTCGTTGGACACTCCCACGAGCTTGGTGGCAGCGATAGCGAAGGCGCGGACCGGTGACCACATTGTCCTGCGCGGGGGCACCTACCGCACTGGAAGCCTGATGCTAAACCAGGGAGTGGTGCTCCAGCCGCACGGCGATGAATCGCCTGTCATTACCGGCACGGAGGTTGCCTCGGAGTGGACCAAGATCAACAATGGCCTCTGGAAGGCCAAGTGGAAGAAACTGTTTCCTGGGAAGCCGGAGTCCTGGTGGGATCATGACTGGGAACGGGCGCGTACTCCGCTTCACCTGTTCAACAATGACCTCGTCTTCATTGATGGCGTCCGGTTGAAGACCGCGGGCTGGGCCGGGGAGGTCAAGGCCGACTCGTTCACCATCGATTATGAACGTGGCGAAGTGGTGATCGGCACCGATCCAACGGGCCGCACGGTCGAGATCACGGCGCATCTCAACGGCATCGTCCAGACGACGAAGAGTATCAATGGTGCGAATACAGACGGTCGGGGACTTCAGGTGCGGGGAGTCTCGTTTTACGGCTACGCCCGATGCGCGATCGACATCCTGGCCAAGGAGGCGGAGGGAAAGATGGATCCGTCGCAGTTCGGAAAGGATATCACGGACGTGAAGCTGGAGAATGTTTCGGTCACGCATTGCGGGGTGGCGGGCGCCTACCTGCGCGGAGACCGCGTGCAGGTGAGGAACTGTCTCTTCACGGATACCGACTCCGAGAATCTCTACGTGATCAGCTCGGCGGACGGGCTCGTCGAGCGGAGCGTCTTCAAACGCGCGAACGTCGAGGGTCTGACCGGCCATTACCCGTCGGCCATGAAGATCTTCAACCAGACCTCCCGCTTCATCTGCCGCGATAATGTGATCGTGGAGCAGAAGAATGCCAATGGCATCTGGTACGACGTCGGGCACAACGACGCCATCGTTCTCAACAACTACATCGAGAATGCGCAGACCGGCTTCTTCCTTGAGATTTCCAATGGCGGCGTGTGCGCCGGCAATGTGTTTGTGAACTGCGAAAGCGGCGTGATGCTGATGAACTCCAAGAACGGGGAGATCTACCACAACACCTTCGTCAACTCTCCCCTGGTGGTGTACCGTTACGGTCGAGTTGCCGAGGGCGACACGTTTGGTTGGCACGCCTCGTCGGGGCCGGGCTTCCTTCATCGCAAAGATCACATCGTCGCGGGAAATCTGTTTGTTTCCGATGAGTCCTTCCGCCGTCCCCTCGTGCGCTTCGACCAGCCTGCGGAGCTCAGCGACAAGCTTACGACCCTTCAAGTCCAGCGCTTTGACCACAACACCTACGTGCGCGTGGGTCGCGGGGCTGCGACCTCGTTGATCAATTTCATGCCCGTGCCGAGCCTTGAAAAGGGCTCCCAGTTTGCCGACCTGGATGCGCTGCGTGCAGTCTTCCCTCAGTTTGAAAAGGGTGGCCGCTTTTTCCCGCAACACCACGTCTCGCCCTTTTCGAGTTGGGAGCGACGTCTCTTCAGCCTCGCCTCACCGCTTCCGGCGGTTCCAGCCGCCGATACGCTGCCTGCCAAGGTGCGTGACTTGCTGGGGTGGTCCGAGGCCGATGCAACCACGCCTGGGGCGTATCCATCGCGTTAG
- a CDS encoding LacI family DNA-binding transcriptional regulator yields the protein MATIYEIADKAGVSPKTAARILAGESLKSKHRTQVLACADELGYVRNQQAANLRTGRSRLVGVLVPYIDNPFYTSFLQEVHNALSSKRYHALIACSFGEAETMLDAMRLFEAYNIDGLVLNVSEGELTPPVLTRLREMQRREKPVIIAGGPKQNTPHDHFFLDDPRAMGLAVNHLAERGHRKIAFLGATETNPTIQNRLSGYRLALKRLQIDPNPTWVSLGDASLHHVSDRVRAILRGKDKPTAFVCTSDMIAMAAIRTAVGEGLRVPKDVAVVGFDDIDQAAYMNPSLTTMRQPIHEMAEAIVELALHRLESNALPVQQRRYDAQIVVRDST from the coding sequence ATGGCCACGATATACGAGATTGCAGACAAGGCAGGCGTGTCCCCCAAGACAGCCGCCCGTATTTTGGCGGGTGAGAGCCTGAAATCCAAACATCGCACGCAAGTGCTGGCGTGTGCTGACGAGCTCGGCTACGTCCGCAATCAACAAGCGGCAAATTTGCGGACGGGGCGCTCGCGGCTTGTGGGGGTTCTCGTGCCGTACATAGACAATCCCTTCTATACGTCTTTTCTCCAAGAAGTTCACAATGCGCTGAGCAGCAAGAGGTATCACGCGCTCATCGCTTGCTCGTTTGGCGAGGCAGAGACAATGCTCGACGCGATGAGGTTGTTTGAAGCTTATAACATCGACGGACTGGTTTTGAATGTCAGCGAAGGCGAGCTCACTCCGCCAGTCCTGACTCGTCTCCGGGAAATGCAACGCCGTGAGAAGCCGGTGATTATTGCTGGTGGGCCGAAGCAGAACACGCCTCACGACCACTTCTTCCTCGATGACCCCCGAGCGATGGGCCTTGCAGTGAACCACCTGGCTGAGCGTGGCCATCGCAAAATTGCTTTTCTCGGGGCGACCGAGACAAACCCGACAATCCAGAATCGTCTGAGTGGGTACCGGCTTGCGTTGAAGCGCCTCCAGATAGATCCGAATCCAACCTGGGTCTCTTTGGGGGACGCGTCCCTGCATCACGTATCCGACCGTGTGCGCGCCATTCTTCGTGGGAAGGACAAGCCGACGGCCTTCGTGTGCACGAGCGACATGATCGCCATGGCCGCCATTCGAACCGCAGTGGGAGAGGGCCTTCGTGTCCCTAAAGATGTGGCCGTGGTAGGCTTTGATGACATCGACCAGGCAGCGTATATGAACCCGAGCCTGACAACCATGCGACAACCCATCCATGAGATGGCGGAGGCCATTGTGGAACTGGCTCTCCACCGACTCGAATCGAATGCCTTGCCTGTGCAACAGCGCCGCTATGATGCACAAATCGTCGTCAGGGATTCGACGTGA
- a CDS encoding endo-1,4-beta-xylanase, with the protein MAFLRVLLSANLLLAAIVGFAQPSGQRLRQLSPAWIDMGGTVGHANLADAAVMQIVQSEFSMVALENEFKPAAIHPSPNTYNWADADFIVNFAQANGQKVHAHVLLYPAFDEYHFFKDLSGSALVEAVNTHIDAVAGRYKGKIHVWDVVNEATSWNWSTLQAAVWKSGPFAKYYASSAFGPTFLAKVFNRAHAADPDAKLIYNDNVHDQFNSSGLETVYGLVKQIIADGGHIDGVGLQCHYAIDQQPGIARLEEYIEKFQALGLDVYFTEIDVDMKGSTDFAGQAAIYRTLLDLALRKGVKAFITWGVYDGYSWLNDTTWGSGPNSNPLLFDDNRAPKLAYYAVQERLAQEVPDPTVQPSSGSNRLSNLSARAVAGYEGDALFAGWVTRGGAAKRFLVRAWGPTLAAPPFNLNAPAKVKMSVYRSGQDLPIAVNTGWDESEGAEIAEATAKVGASPFASGSKDAAVLIMVEPDVGYTVKIEPNGGPAGVVVAEIWDAALDQPARLVNLSARAKVGASDADALFAGFVGVGDGHQRTLVRGMGPGLRQFGVGNALPDSMLEIFNMDAQSLGINDDWNRPDNGLQKKSLSDLNGAFAVPLDSRDACIIARRPLSGGLVGTSAIVRGKRGSTGVAIVEVYESP; encoded by the coding sequence ATGGCTTTCTTACGCGTTCTTCTTTCGGCCAACCTACTCCTGGCTGCGATTGTCGGCTTTGCGCAACCTTCAGGACAGCGTCTCCGTCAGTTGTCCCCTGCTTGGATCGACATGGGAGGCACCGTGGGCCACGCGAATCTTGCGGATGCTGCGGTCATGCAGATCGTGCAAAGTGAATTTTCGATGGTGGCGCTCGAGAATGAGTTTAAGCCGGCGGCGATTCACCCGAGCCCAAACACCTACAATTGGGCAGACGCGGATTTCATCGTGAACTTTGCGCAAGCCAACGGACAAAAGGTACACGCTCACGTTCTTCTGTATCCTGCTTTCGACGAGTACCATTTCTTCAAGGACCTGAGTGGGTCGGCTCTTGTGGAAGCCGTGAACACCCACATCGACGCAGTTGCTGGACGTTACAAAGGCAAGATTCATGTGTGGGATGTCGTCAATGAGGCCACATCCTGGAACTGGTCGACCTTGCAGGCAGCAGTCTGGAAGAGTGGTCCCTTCGCCAAATACTATGCCTCGTCCGCTTTCGGTCCGACTTTTCTAGCCAAAGTCTTCAATCGCGCGCATGCCGCCGACCCGGACGCCAAACTAATTTACAACGACAATGTTCACGACCAGTTTAACTCCAGTGGACTTGAGACTGTCTATGGGTTGGTGAAACAAATCATAGCTGATGGGGGCCACATCGATGGCGTCGGCTTGCAATGCCACTACGCAATTGATCAGCAGCCCGGGATCGCCCGCCTCGAAGAATACATCGAAAAGTTTCAGGCGCTGGGACTCGATGTGTATTTCACCGAGATCGACGTCGACATGAAGGGCTCCACGGATTTTGCCGGCCAAGCCGCGATTTACAGGACACTCCTGGACCTCGCACTTCGCAAGGGCGTCAAGGCGTTCATAACGTGGGGAGTTTATGATGGATACTCTTGGCTCAATGACACCACGTGGGGCTCGGGTCCGAATTCCAATCCGCTCCTGTTCGACGACAATCGAGCCCCAAAACTTGCATACTATGCGGTTCAGGAGCGCCTGGCGCAAGAGGTGCCCGATCCGACGGTGCAGCCGAGTTCCGGATCCAACAGGCTTTCCAATCTGTCGGCCCGTGCAGTTGCGGGCTACGAGGGTGATGCATTGTTCGCCGGTTGGGTGACGCGCGGGGGCGCGGCGAAACGCTTCCTGGTCCGGGCGTGGGGCCCCACGCTCGCAGCTCCGCCGTTCAATCTGAATGCCCCGGCAAAAGTCAAAATGTCCGTGTACCGTAGCGGGCAGGACCTTCCGATAGCCGTCAACACGGGTTGGGATGAAAGCGAAGGCGCGGAGATCGCGGAAGCAACTGCAAAGGTGGGAGCCTCTCCCTTCGCAAGTGGAAGCAAAGACGCCGCAGTATTGATTATGGTCGAACCCGATGTGGGCTACACGGTGAAAATCGAACCTAATGGCGGCCCCGCAGGGGTGGTCGTCGCCGAGATCTGGGATGCGGCGCTCGACCAGCCCGCGAGGTTGGTCAATTTATCCGCTCGCGCGAAAGTGGGAGCCTCCGATGCCGATGCCCTTTTCGCCGGTTTCGTTGGAGTTGGCGATGGCCACCAGCGGACGCTCGTCCGAGGAATGGGCCCAGGACTTCGGCAGTTCGGAGTTGGGAACGCGCTGCCCGACTCGATGCTGGAGATCTTCAACATGGATGCCCAGTCGCTCGGCATCAATGACGATTGGAATCGTCCTGACAACGGCCTTCAGAAAAAGAGTCTTTCGGATTTGAACGGAGCCTTCGCCGTCCCGCTCGATAGTCGTGACGCGTGCATCATAGCGCGAAGGCCACTCTCAGGAGGGCTGGTCGGCACCTCCGCGATTGTCCGGGGAAAGCGCGGCAGCACGGGCGTTGCGATTGTCGAGGTTTACGAGAGCCCCTGA